Proteins from a genomic interval of Phalacrocorax aristotelis chromosome 3, bGulAri2.1, whole genome shotgun sequence:
- the CYRIA gene encoding CYFIP-related Rac1 interactor A isoform X1 has protein sequence MGNLLKVLTREIENYPHFFLDFENAQPTDGEREVWNQISAVLQDSESMLADLQAYKGAGQEIKDAIQNPNDIQLQERAWNSVCPLVVRLKRFYEFSLRLEKALQSLLESLTCPPYTPTQHLEREQALAKEFAEILHFTLRFDELKMRNPAIQNDFSYYRRTISRNRINNMHLDIENEVNNEMANRMSLFYAEATPMLKTLSNATTHFVSENKTLPIENTTDCLSTMASVCKVMLETPEYRGRFTSEETLMFCMRVMVGVIILYDHVHPVGAFSKTSKIDMKGCIKVLKEQPPDTVEGLLNALRFTTKHLNDESTSKQIRAMLQ, from the exons ATGGGTAATCTTCTTAAGGTCCTTACCAGGGAAATTGAAAACTATCCacattttttcctggattttgaAA aTGCACAGCCCACAGATGGAGAAAGGGAGGTATGGAATCAGATCAGTGCAGTTTTACAGGACTCGGAAAGTATGCTTGCAGACCTCCAGGCTTACAAAGGAGCTGGTCAAGAAATTAAAGAC gcaATACAAAACCCCAATGATATCCAGTTGCAAGAAAGAGCATGGAATTCAGTATGTCCTCTGGTTGTAAGGCTGAAGCGCTTTTATGAGTTTTCACTCAGATTAG AGAAAGCCCTGCAGAGCTTATTGGAGTCCTTGACGTGCCCACCTTATACTCCAACCCAGCACTTGGAACGGGAACAGGCTCTAGCGAAAGAGTTTGCAGAAATCTTACATTTCACTCTTCGTTTTGATGAACTTAAG ATGAGAAACCCAGCAATTCAGAATGACTTCAGTTATTATAGGCGGACAATAAGTCGCAACAGAATAAACAACATGCAT CTAGACATTGAGAATGAAGTAAACAATGAAATGGCCAATAGGATGTCCCTGTTTTATGCAGAAGCCACACCAATGCTGAAAACACTCAGTAATGCAACTACACATTTTGTATCAGAA AACAAAACGTTACCAATTGAAAATACAACGGACTGTCTAAGTACTATGGCTAGTGTATGTAAAGTCATGTTGGAAACACC aGAGTACAGGGGTAGATTCACCAGTGAAGAGACCCTTATGTTCTGCATGCGAGTAATGGTGGGAGTTATTATTCTGTACGATCACGTTCATCCTGTGGGAGCTTTCTCAAAGACATCAAAGATTGAT ATGAAGGGATGCATAAAAGTTTTAAAGGAACAACCACCCGACACTGTGGAAGGACTTCTGAATGCTCTCAG GTTCACTACAAAACACCTGAATGATGAATCTACTTCAAAACAAATTCGAGCTATGCTGCAGTAG
- the CYRIA gene encoding CYFIP-related Rac1 interactor A isoform X2, whose product MGNLLKVLTCTELDQGPNFFLDFENAQPTDGEREVWNQISAVLQDSESMLADLQAYKGAGQEIKDAIQNPNDIQLQERAWNSVCPLVVRLKRFYEFSLRLEKALQSLLESLTCPPYTPTQHLEREQALAKEFAEILHFTLRFDELKMRNPAIQNDFSYYRRTISRNRINNMHLDIENEVNNEMANRMSLFYAEATPMLKTLSNATTHFVSENKTLPIENTTDCLSTMASVCKVMLETPEYRGRFTSEETLMFCMRVMVGVIILYDHVHPVGAFSKTSKIDMKGCIKVLKEQPPDTVEGLLNALRFTTKHLNDESTSKQIRAMLQ is encoded by the exons ATGggaaatcttttaaaagttcTCACTTGCACAGAGCTTGATCAGGGGCCAAATTTTTTCCTTGACTTTGAAA aTGCACAGCCCACAGATGGAGAAAGGGAGGTATGGAATCAGATCAGTGCAGTTTTACAGGACTCGGAAAGTATGCTTGCAGACCTCCAGGCTTACAAAGGAGCTGGTCAAGAAATTAAAGAC gcaATACAAAACCCCAATGATATCCAGTTGCAAGAAAGAGCATGGAATTCAGTATGTCCTCTGGTTGTAAGGCTGAAGCGCTTTTATGAGTTTTCACTCAGATTAG AGAAAGCCCTGCAGAGCTTATTGGAGTCCTTGACGTGCCCACCTTATACTCCAACCCAGCACTTGGAACGGGAACAGGCTCTAGCGAAAGAGTTTGCAGAAATCTTACATTTCACTCTTCGTTTTGATGAACTTAAG ATGAGAAACCCAGCAATTCAGAATGACTTCAGTTATTATAGGCGGACAATAAGTCGCAACAGAATAAACAACATGCAT CTAGACATTGAGAATGAAGTAAACAATGAAATGGCCAATAGGATGTCCCTGTTTTATGCAGAAGCCACACCAATGCTGAAAACACTCAGTAATGCAACTACACATTTTGTATCAGAA AACAAAACGTTACCAATTGAAAATACAACGGACTGTCTAAGTACTATGGCTAGTGTATGTAAAGTCATGTTGGAAACACC aGAGTACAGGGGTAGATTCACCAGTGAAGAGACCCTTATGTTCTGCATGCGAGTAATGGTGGGAGTTATTATTCTGTACGATCACGTTCATCCTGTGGGAGCTTTCTCAAAGACATCAAAGATTGAT ATGAAGGGATGCATAAAAGTTTTAAAGGAACAACCACCCGACACTGTGGAAGGACTTCTGAATGCTCTCAG GTTCACTACAAAACACCTGAATGATGAATCTACTTCAAAACAAATTCGAGCTATGCTGCAGTAG
- the CYRIA gene encoding CYFIP-related Rac1 interactor A isoform X3 yields MLADLQAYKGAGQEIKDAIQNPNDIQLQERAWNSVCPLVVRLKRFYEFSLRLEKALQSLLESLTCPPYTPTQHLEREQALAKEFAEILHFTLRFDELKMRNPAIQNDFSYYRRTISRNRINNMHLDIENEVNNEMANRMSLFYAEATPMLKTLSNATTHFVSENKTLPIENTTDCLSTMASVCKVMLETPEYRGRFTSEETLMFCMRVMVGVIILYDHVHPVGAFSKTSKIDMKGCIKVLKEQPPDTVEGLLNALRFTTKHLNDESTSKQIRAMLQ; encoded by the exons ATGCTTGCAGACCTCCAGGCTTACAAAGGAGCTGGTCAAGAAATTAAAGAC gcaATACAAAACCCCAATGATATCCAGTTGCAAGAAAGAGCATGGAATTCAGTATGTCCTCTGGTTGTAAGGCTGAAGCGCTTTTATGAGTTTTCACTCAGATTAG AGAAAGCCCTGCAGAGCTTATTGGAGTCCTTGACGTGCCCACCTTATACTCCAACCCAGCACTTGGAACGGGAACAGGCTCTAGCGAAAGAGTTTGCAGAAATCTTACATTTCACTCTTCGTTTTGATGAACTTAAG ATGAGAAACCCAGCAATTCAGAATGACTTCAGTTATTATAGGCGGACAATAAGTCGCAACAGAATAAACAACATGCAT CTAGACATTGAGAATGAAGTAAACAATGAAATGGCCAATAGGATGTCCCTGTTTTATGCAGAAGCCACACCAATGCTGAAAACACTCAGTAATGCAACTACACATTTTGTATCAGAA AACAAAACGTTACCAATTGAAAATACAACGGACTGTCTAAGTACTATGGCTAGTGTATGTAAAGTCATGTTGGAAACACC aGAGTACAGGGGTAGATTCACCAGTGAAGAGACCCTTATGTTCTGCATGCGAGTAATGGTGGGAGTTATTATTCTGTACGATCACGTTCATCCTGTGGGAGCTTTCTCAAAGACATCAAAGATTGAT ATGAAGGGATGCATAAAAGTTTTAAAGGAACAACCACCCGACACTGTGGAAGGACTTCTGAATGCTCTCAG GTTCACTACAAAACACCTGAATGATGAATCTACTTCAAAACAAATTCGAGCTATGCTGCAGTAG